From Aliamphritea hakodatensis:
CCGCGTCCGGATCATCTTCCTGTAAGCGCTCCAGCGTGCTGCGCAGTGAGTCCACCAGAAACCAGACATTCTGCATACGCTTTTCACCGACAATATCACTGGAGCTGTTCTGCATAATCCAGCCGGTGTAATCAATATCGTCGATCATCTTAGTGATCCCTTCGATAGGATCCCCCCGCTCACATTGCTCCAGAATGCCCTGCAACCAGTTATTAAAACGGCGTAACCGTTCTACCGCCGCAGCCGGCAGCACCTGCTCCAGCCCAAGTTCATCACAGGCATTGAATAAACTGATGTGACGGGAATTGGCATATTCCCCCAGTTTTAACAGGGTCGTCGGACCGATTTCCCGGCGGGGCAAATTAATGATTCGCAGAAAAGCGTTATCATCATCCGGATTCACCAACACCTTCATATAAGACATGATGTCTTTAATTTCGGCACGGCCAAAAAACGAGGTACCGCCGTTGAGCTTATAAGGTATCTGATAGCTTTGCAGTTTAAGCTCCAGCAAACGGGCCTGGTGGTTACCCCTGTACAGGATGGCAAAATCTTTAAAAGACCGGCGTACCCGTAAGTGCTGATCCAGAATCTCTGTGGCTACCCGTTCACATTCTGCATCTTCATCCGCATTAAACACCACTCTGATAGGCTCGCCATAGCCCATATCACTCCAGAGGGTTTTATCAAAAACGTGCGGGTTATTCGAGATGACGCAGTTAGCAGCTTTCAGAATACGGCCGGTTGAGCGGTAGTTTTGCTCCAGCTTAACCACCTTCAGGCTGGGAAAATCTGTTTGTAGCTGATTAAGGTTCTCCGGCCGTGCTCCTCGCCATGAATAGATAGACTGATCGTCATCCCCCACCACGGTTAATGCCCCACGCATACCGACCAGCATCTTAACCAGCAGATACTGGCTGGTATTGGTATCCTGATACTCATCGACCAACAGATAACGGATCTTGTTTTGCCAGCGCTCCAGCACTTGCGGATGATTCAGGAATAGCTGAGCAGGCAATAAAATCAGATCATCAAAATCCACTGCGTTGTAAGCCCTGAGACTCTGCGAATAGGCGTCATAGGCTCTGGCAGCCAGAATATCCGCAGGCCCCTGCGCCTGAACAAGCGCCTGCTCTGGGCTGACCATCTCGTTTTTCCAGTTCGAAATAGTATTTTGCACCGCATCAACCTGGTCCACATCCTCATTGTTATGCAACATAAGGCTTTTCAGCAGTGACTTGGTATCCTGATCATCAAATAGCGAAAAGCCCTTTTTAAACCCAAGGGTCTTGTGCTC
This genomic window contains:
- the rep gene encoding DNA helicase Rep — encoded protein: MAKLNPRQQEAVDYISGPLLVLAGAGSGKTSVITRKIAYLIETCGIKAHNIAAVTFTNKASREMKERVGTLVKGSATRGLTVSTFHNLGLNIIRKEHKTLGFKKGFSLFDDQDTKSLLKSLMLHNNEDVDQVDAVQNTISNWKNEMVSPEQALVQAQGPADILAARAYDAYSQSLRAYNAVDFDDLILLPAQLFLNHPQVLERWQNKIRYLLVDEYQDTNTSQYLLVKMLVGMRGALTVVGDDDQSIYSWRGARPENLNQLQTDFPSLKVVKLEQNYRSTGRILKAANCVISNNPHVFDKTLWSDMGYGEPIRVVFNADEDAECERVATEILDQHLRVRRSFKDFAILYRGNHQARLLELKLQSYQIPYKLNGGTSFFGRAEIKDIMSYMKVLVNPDDDNAFLRIINLPRREIGPTTLLKLGEYANSRHISLFNACDELGLEQVLPAAAVERLRRFNNWLQGILEQCERGDPIEGITKMIDDIDYTGWIMQNSSSDIVGEKRMQNVWFLVDSLRSTLERLQEDDPDAGIRETIARLILLDIMERQEEEDDSDKVQLMTLHASKGLEFPYVYLIGMEEELLPHRNSIENGDIEEERRLAYVGITRAKQELTLTLARQRKQYGEKVDCAPSRFIEEIPQDDLVFEGKGDVCETTNKARGRATLSGLRDLLDDL